A portion of the Tachysurus vachellii isolate PV-2020 chromosome 14, HZAU_Pvac_v1, whole genome shotgun sequence genome contains these proteins:
- the LOC132857307 gene encoding P2Y purinoceptor 1-like gives MIHFLINNSYNPDQHDKAFLDYSNETAPFCGQFRDGTWYCSILLVLFIVGLPVGLLGNAAAIVNYTCCRRPWNTGTVFLLNLALCDIAWLLLLPFTLYFNLRHPHIKGMNVFCQFKKIFFNINVYGSIFFLALISFDRYAGTVHPISSLRWWDNKKACICSIFIWILLILGSIPDLLMTFDVSRPENVTVCMDHIHGPFSYVMTVSLTRALVGFLLPFVVMGAFYTQMAKVLRSMPRGKASKMQTLSPRRTGKSLLLIMAALAVFFLSYAPYHIMIVILVFMRFIGKVTTENTNTLYIAYEFLEALCSVSSCLDPVLYILASQHFKQRWKRKKMVVARLCCRSTRRVGVQEPL, from the exons ATGATCCATTTTCTCATCAATAACTCTTATAATCCTG ATCAGCATGACAAAGCGTTCCTGGATTACTCCAACGAGACCGCTCCGTTCTGCGGTCAGTTCAGGGACGGTACGTGGTACTGCTCGATCCTGTTGGTCTTATTTATCGTCGGTCTACCGGTCGGACTGCTGGGTAACGCGGCGGCCATCGTGAACTACACGTGCTGTCGACGACCTTGGAACACGGGGACGGTTTTCCTGCTCAACTTGGCGCTCTGCGACATCGCCTGGCTCCTTTTGCTGCCGTTTACGCTTTATTTCAACCTGCGTCACCCGCATATAAAAGGCATGAACGTATTCTGTCAGTTTAAGAAGATCTTCTTCAACATCAACGTGTATGGTAGCATCTTCTTCCTGGCTCTTATAAGTTTTGATCGCTACGCTGGCACGGTTCACCCGATCAGCTCTCTGCGTTGGTGGGATAACAAAAAGGCCTGCATCTGCTCCATCTTCATCTGGATCCTTCTCATTTTGGGTTCCATCCCCGATTTACTCATGACGTTTGACGTGAGTCGGCCTGAGAACGTTACAGTCTGCATGGACCACATCCACGGCCCGTTCTCTTACGTGATGACCGTCTCGCTTACGCGGGCGCTGGTGGGTTTCCTGCTGCCGTTTGTAGTCATGGGCGCTTTTTACACCCAGATGGCTAAAGTGTTGAGGAGCATGCCAAGAGGAAAAGCCTCCAAAATGCAGACTTTGTCTCCACGCAGAACTGGAAAGTCTCTACTTCTCATCATGGCAGCTTTAGcggttttctttttgtcttacGCCCCCTATCATATCATGATCGTGATTTTAGTCTTCATGCGGTTCATCGGCAAGGTGACGACTGAAAACACGAACACGCTCTACATAGCCTACGAGTTCCTGGAGGCCTTGTGCAGTGTGAGCAGCTGTCTGGACCCTGTGCTTTACATTCTTGCCAGCCAGCACTTCAAGCAgagatggaagaggaaaaagatGGTCGTAGCACGGCTGTGCTGCAGGAGCACCAGGAGGGTCGGCGTCCAGGAGCCACTGTGA